The Treponema pectinovorum genome includes a window with the following:
- a CDS encoding 5'-methylthioadenosine/adenosylhomocysteine nucleosidase — protein MKKIGIIGAMQIEINHLKDLMLSGGEAKKTVEGGLEFYSGHIGKNECVVVRCGVGKVNAALCAQRLILGFGCTHIINTGIAGAIKSGLGILDFVVSSDAVYHDMDATGFGYKIGQIPQMDVYSFLADEKMIQTVKKSFDGMDEFANHHLIEGRIATGDQFISDKQKKEKIVRDVEPACVEMEGCAIAHACFLNKIPFVIIRCMSDMADDLSSNGYEFNESIAADLSSRLVEKVIKEI, from the coding sequence ATGAAAAAAATTGGAATAATCGGGGCAATGCAGATAGAAATAAATCATTTAAAAGATTTGATGCTTTCTGGTGGCGAGGCAAAAAAAACAGTTGAAGGCGGACTCGAGTTTTATTCTGGGCATATAGGAAAAAATGAATGCGTCGTAGTTAGATGTGGAGTTGGAAAAGTAAATGCAGCTTTGTGCGCACAAAGATTGATTTTGGGATTTGGTTGTACTCACATAATAAATACAGGAATTGCTGGTGCAATAAAAAGTGGGCTTGGAATTTTGGATTTTGTAGTTTCAAGCGATGCAGTTTATCACGATATGGACGCAACTGGTTTTGGATACAAAATTGGTCAAATTCCGCAGATGGATGTTTATTCATTTTTGGCAGATGAAAAAATGATTCAAACTGTAAAAAAATCCTTTGATGGAATGGACGAATTTGCTAATCATCATCTTATAGAAGGTCGTATTGCAACAGGCGATCAATTTATATCAGATAAGCAGAAAAAAGAAAAAATTGTGCGTGATGTTGAACCTGCTTGCGTTGAAATGGAAGGCTGTGCTATAGCGCATGCTTGTTTTTTGAATAAAATTCCGTTTGTCATAATACGCTGCATGAGCGATATGGCAGATGATTTGAGTTCAAATGGTTACGAATTTAACGAGAGCATTGCCGCAGACTTGAGTTCGCGTCTTGTTGAAAAAGTTATCAAAGAAATATAA
- a CDS encoding M15 family metallopeptidase, whose translation MKKLLILCACFLVIKPIFCQNLEKINDDELNIEKEFYTSEISDSLFFKMLGKSYKKDCTLPRKELVHVHILHKNFSGETQRGELVANKKIADKLLNIFKELYLASYQIEKVHLIDEYGADDEKSMQDNNSSCFNFRFISFTKIISSHGKGLAIDINPLYNPYVKKLNGRVNVEPKTAQEYTDRSKDFPHKITRKDLAYKIFTKYGFVWGGDWQGVKDYQHFEFEENLK comes from the coding sequence ATGAAAAAATTATTGATATTGTGCGCATGTTTTTTAGTTATTAAACCAATCTTTTGTCAAAATTTAGAAAAGATTAATGATGATGAATTGAATATCGAAAAAGAATTTTATACGAGTGAGATAAGCGATTCTCTGTTTTTTAAAATGCTCGGAAAATCCTACAAAAAAGATTGTACCCTACCGCGCAAAGAATTGGTGCACGTGCACATTCTGCACAAAAATTTTAGTGGCGAAACGCAACGCGGAGAATTGGTTGCCAACAAAAAAATTGCAGATAAACTTTTGAACATTTTTAAGGAACTGTATCTTGCTTCCTATCAAATAGAAAAAGTTCACTTGATTGACGAATACGGCGCAGATGATGAAAAAAGTATGCAGGACAACAATAGTTCCTGCTTTAACTTTAGGTTTATATCTTTTACAAAAATAATTTCTTCACACGGCAAAGGGCTCGCTATCGATATAAATCCTCTTTACAATCCATACGTAAAAAAACTGAACGGTCGAGTAAATGTCGAGCCAAAAACCGCTCAAGAATACACAGACCGTTCAAAAGATTTTCCTCACAAAATTACTCGCAAGGATTTAGCCTATAAAATTTTTACAAAGTATGGTTTTGTTTGGGGCGGCGACTGGCAGGGCGTAAAAGACTACCAGCATTTTGAATTCGAAGAGAATTTAAAATAG
- a CDS encoding heavy metal translocating P-type ATPase, whose translation MSDEGIFLEVEEDEEGEEITLKKILISLFLFVLGLLVEHVAFIKGMLTATPILTSFDLHKAIYLALYFVAFIISGKEVIKSAIKNIFKGEIFDEKFLMALASIGAIFIGQLGEAVGIMLFYNIGEFFQDYAVDKSRDSISALLDIRPDKAFVFRAGKLVEVRAEDVKVGEIIEVKPGERVSLDCVVVEGSSFMDTSALTGESVPRMAEAQCEVLAGFVNQEGVVRLKVTKPYSQSAISRILELTQKATEVKAKSEKFITKFAKVYTPIVCIGAVFVGLIIPFALKMISSEYFFEIGWNGWIYRALMFLVVSCPCALVISVPLSFFSAIGCASAGGILVKGSTFIEALSKARTAVFDKTGTLTKGTFCVTKIFTQAGVSEDELLALAAHSEYFSTHPISKSLKNSHFLRNSALGLDNSCCENCVKEDPFEKSGQGIKINLDGKAVMVGNEKLFLNEGVEIPKDVTERLKNEILGTIVHIAQDKKYLGSIVISDEIKDDSKDAILGLKKIGVKEIVMLTGDGAKAANAIASNLGIKKVFSSLLPEDKAHIVKGIIDEGKAKKSFGSVIFVGDGINDSPVLATADVGVAMGALGSDAAIEAADVVIMDDKPSRLPLAIKLSKKAMLIVKENIVFSLLIKGLIMGLGAFGITNLWFAVFGDVGVCFLAILNSLRIQNAGSLLRPASRRPKQNHTL comes from the coding sequence ATGAGTGATGAAGGAATTTTTTTAGAAGTGGAAGAAGACGAAGAAGGTGAAGAAATCACTCTAAAAAAGATTTTAATTTCTCTTTTTCTTTTTGTTTTGGGGCTACTAGTTGAGCATGTTGCCTTTATAAAGGGGATGCTCACTGCTACGCCAATTTTGACTTCTTTTGATTTGCACAAGGCGATTTATCTTGCTTTGTATTTTGTAGCTTTTATAATTTCTGGAAAGGAAGTCATAAAATCTGCCATAAAAAATATTTTTAAAGGCGAAATTTTTGATGAAAAGTTTTTGATGGCTCTGGCGTCGATTGGTGCAATTTTTATCGGGCAACTTGGCGAAGCGGTTGGAATAATGCTTTTCTACAACATTGGAGAGTTTTTTCAAGATTATGCGGTGGATAAAAGTCGCGATTCAATTTCTGCACTTTTGGATATAAGACCCGATAAAGCATTTGTTTTTAGAGCGGGAAAACTTGTTGAGGTAAGGGCGGAAGATGTAAAAGTTGGTGAAATAATCGAAGTAAAGCCCGGCGAAAGAGTCAGTTTGGATTGCGTAGTTGTGGAAGGTTCTTCATTTATGGATACATCTGCTTTGACAGGCGAGAGCGTTCCGAGAATGGCGGAAGCACAGTGTGAAGTTTTGGCAGGCTTTGTAAATCAGGAAGGCGTTGTAAGGCTAAAGGTTACAAAACCTTATTCGCAAAGTGCAATAAGCAGAATTTTGGAATTAACGCAAAAGGCGACAGAAGTAAAAGCCAAGAGCGAAAAATTCATTACTAAGTTTGCAAAAGTATACACACCAATCGTCTGCATTGGAGCAGTTTTTGTTGGGCTTATAATTCCGTTTGCACTAAAAATGATTTCTTCAGAATACTTTTTTGAAATTGGCTGGAATGGCTGGATATATCGCGCTTTGATGTTTTTGGTTGTGAGCTGCCCATGTGCGCTCGTAATTTCTGTGCCACTTTCATTTTTTTCTGCGATAGGCTGTGCAAGTGCAGGCGGAATTTTGGTAAAAGGAAGCACTTTTATCGAAGCACTTTCAAAAGCACGAACTGCGGTTTTTGATAAAACTGGAACTCTAACAAAGGGAACTTTCTGCGTTACAAAAATTTTTACTCAGGCAGGTGTTAGCGAAGATGAACTTCTCGCTCTGGCTGCACATTCAGAATATTTTTCTACGCATCCAATTTCTAAATCCCTAAAGAATTCTCACTTTTTGCGAAATTCCGCATTGGGTCTGGACAACTCTTGCTGCGAGAATTGCGTAAAAGAAGATCCTTTTGAAAAAAGCGGACAGGGAATAAAGATTAACCTCGACGGAAAGGCGGTTATGGTCGGAAACGAAAAATTATTTTTGAACGAAGGTGTAGAAATTCCTAAAGATGTAACAGAAAGGTTAAAGAACGAAATTCTTGGAACTATTGTACACATTGCCCAAGATAAAAAATATTTGGGAAGCATTGTAATAAGCGATGAAATAAAAGACGATTCAAAAGATGCAATTTTGGGTCTTAAAAAAATCGGCGTAAAAGAAATTGTCATGCTAACTGGAGATGGAGCTAAAGCGGCAAATGCGATTGCTTCAAATCTTGGAATAAAAAAAGTTTTTTCATCACTCTTGCCAGAAGACAAAGCACATATCGTAAAAGGTATCATCGACGAGGGTAAGGCAAAAAAATCTTTTGGAAGTGTAATCTTTGTTGGCGATGGAATAAATGACAGCCCTGTTCTTGCTACAGCAGATGTTGGCGTTGCAATGGGTGCTTTAGGAAGCGATGCTGCAATAGAAGCGGCCGACGTTGTAATAATGGACGACAAGCCAAGCCGGCTGCCTCTTGCCATAAAGTTGAGCAAAAAAGCGATGCTTATAGTAAAAGAAAATATTGTCTTTAGCCTTTTGATAAAGGGTTTGATAATGGGGCTTGGAGCATTTGGCATTACAAATCTTTGGTTTGCAGTGTTTGGCGATGTTGGAGTTTGCTTTCTTGCTATTTTAAATTCTCTTCGAATTCAAAATGCTGGTAGTCTTTTACGCCCTGCCAGTCGCCGCCCCAAACAAAACCATACTTTGTAA
- a CDS encoding alpha/beta hydrolase, with the protein MLHEKIEFSSLSKADLVPFILEKKSTEKNPFILVVPGGGYNHYGKKEQDIIAEHWNSLGFSSAVLHYTLEDFSFIKALTDLALAVAFIRKNAQKWNIADDKIFLCGFSAGGHLCASLGAYWKTPLFKNLFLNGETIEQNDIYPNALCLCYPVISTNSRICHKGSVLKLTENLSEAEAEKILNLIEKTKSQKQKINDEPYLKRIKSAFSLEKNVNSNFPKTFMWHTLQDKSVPAENTLRFANALAKAKITFEYHLFTQGEHGLSLAQGTPAECWSQMFVNWIQSIEKQNSNNAN; encoded by the coding sequence ATGTTGCATGAAAAAATAGAATTCTCGTCGCTTTCAAAGGCAGATTTAGTTCCATTCATACTTGAAAAAAAATCAACAGAAAAAAATCCATTCATATTGGTAGTTCCCGGCGGTGGCTATAATCATTACGGGAAAAAAGAGCAGGACATAATTGCAGAGCACTGGAATAGTTTGGGTTTTTCATCTGCGGTTTTGCATTATACTTTGGAAGATTTTTCATTTATAAAAGCGTTAACGGATCTGGCATTGGCGGTCGCTTTTATACGGAAGAATGCTCAAAAATGGAACATTGCAGACGATAAAATATTTTTGTGCGGTTTTAGCGCCGGAGGTCATCTTTGTGCCTCGCTTGGTGCATATTGGAAAACTCCACTTTTTAAAAACCTCTTTTTAAACGGCGAGACAATTGAACAAAACGATATTTATCCAAATGCGCTCTGCCTTTGCTATCCAGTTATTTCCACAAATTCTCGAATTTGCCACAAGGGTTCTGTTCTTAAACTTACAGAAAATCTTAGCGAAGCTGAAGCAGAAAAAATCCTGAATCTCATAGAAAAAACAAAATCGCAAAAGCAGAAAATCAACGACGAGCCTTATTTAAAAAGGATAAAATCAGCATTCTCGTTAGAAAAAAATGTAAATTCAAATTTTCCAAAAACTTTTATGTGGCACACACTTCAGGACAAATCTGTTCCTGCGGAAAATACGCTGCGTTTTGCAAATGCACTTGCAAAAGCAAAAATCACTTTTGAATATCATCTTTTTACGCAAGGTGAACACGGACTTTCGCTTGCACAAGGAACACCAGCAGAATGTTGGAGTCAAATGTTCGTCAACTGGATTCAATCAATAGAAAAACAAAATTCAAATAACGCAAACTAG
- a CDS encoding S-ribosylhomocysteine lyase — protein sequence MPELKKYNVDSFNLDHRLVKAPYIRIAAKKQGAKGDWVTKFDVRVCQPNKEFMGTGAIHAMEHIIAEYLRDEIETVIDFSPMGCRTGFYLTVWGDVKEEDIVAPLLKVFEKVANWQSEIPAANEIQCGNYRDMDLDGARKFARQWIEGISKKGWKPF from the coding sequence TTGCCGGAACTAAAAAAATACAATGTAGACAGTTTTAATCTTGACCACAGGCTTGTAAAAGCACCTTATATTCGCATTGCTGCAAAAAAGCAGGGTGCAAAAGGCGATTGGGTTACGAAATTTGATGTTAGAGTATGCCAGCCAAACAAAGAATTTATGGGGACTGGTGCAATTCATGCCATGGAGCACATAATTGCAGAATATCTGAGAGATGAAATTGAAACTGTTATAGATTTTAGCCCGATGGGTTGCAGAACAGGATTTTATCTTACAGTTTGGGGCGATGTAAAAGAAGAAGATATTGTTGCTCCTTTGTTAAAAGTTTTTGAAAAAGTTGCCAACTGGCAGTCAGAAATTCCTGCTGCAAACGAAATCCAATGTGGAAACTATCGCGACATGGATTTGGATGGTGCAAGAAAATTTGCTCGACAGTGGATTGAAGGAATTTCAAAAA
- a CDS encoding ArsR/SmtB family transcription factor, which yields MIEDIDENTLIDLGELFKIFGDSTRIRILFALYNGEKAVGELALNLGMTDSAISHQLKILKDNKLVRGRREGKQIYYALDDSHVLSILSQGIEHISEN from the coding sequence ATGATAGAGGATATAGACGAAAATACCCTTATCGATTTAGGAGAACTATTTAAAATCTTTGGTGATTCTACGCGGATAAGGATTTTGTTTGCCCTTTATAATGGCGAAAAAGCAGTTGGCGAATTGGCTTTAAATCTTGGAATGACGGACAGTGCAATAAGTCATCAATTAAAAATTTTAAAAGATAATAAACTTGTGCGTGGTAGACGCGAGGGCAAACAGATTTATTACGCTTTGGACGATTCCCATGTCCTTTCTATTTTGAGCCAGGGAATAGAACACATTTCTGAAAACTAA
- a CDS encoding M3 family oligoendopeptidase — protein MNELNSPRWNLDSIFPSIESPEYKQALNDYTTGMERLENLLHTSHGFNFSFWLKGYLEQEEKVLILAKTLHAYSYIIYSVDTTNTAFLNNIAFIDELSLRLKKIDFEFKSRLVKNSKKLEDFFTRFPQFKEHKFILEEKIAETKHRMSLKEEELASKLQRTGGDAWDRLHEQLISNLKDESGKTFNTLRNDAYSSDPILRKSSYEKELALLKQHKIAFAACLNNLKGETIALNSKRKWKTALNRSLFASRLDKKTLTALIKSIEKSLPLWRKYFLTKATFLKKNALTASTATDSNGKTAKGLAFYDLFAPLDFSANKSNKSQLIDEKINAAEIQENNLNQSTSEEETKNASPLSKTWTFKEARTYIISRYESFSQEMGNFARRVFAENWIDAEVRQGKVGGAYDEDFALGHQSRIMTNFTGAFSDVITLAHEIGHAFHFYCLRGKPASFFNYPMTLAETASTFAETIVKQSMLKECSQIEKLQLLDMDLQDAGQVLVDILCRFYFEKSVFEQRTKGELSAEDFCTLMKDAQQKSYGKGLNSERHEYMWAVKSHYYSTDLDFYNFPYAFGQLFAAGLYQKYLKEGESFAKTYKNLLSNTGSMKSEALCALAGFDISTTDFWNLGIEMYQKEIEEFCDLVKKATD, from the coding sequence ATGAATGAACTGAATTCTCCAAGATGGAATCTCGATTCTATTTTTCCTTCAATCGAAAGCCCAGAATACAAGCAAGCACTCAACGATTACACAACTGGAATGGAACGCTTAGAAAATCTTTTGCATACCTCGCACGGTTTTAACTTTAGTTTCTGGTTAAAAGGCTATCTTGAACAAGAAGAAAAAGTTTTGATTCTCGCAAAAACTTTACATGCTTATTCTTACATAATTTATTCTGTAGATACTACAAATACCGCATTTTTAAACAACATCGCTTTTATTGACGAACTATCTTTGCGTTTAAAAAAAATCGATTTTGAATTTAAATCTCGCCTCGTAAAAAATTCAAAAAAGTTGGAAGATTTTTTTACGCGATTTCCTCAATTTAAAGAACACAAATTCATTCTGGAAGAAAAAATTGCAGAAACAAAACACAGAATGTCCTTAAAAGAAGAAGAACTTGCCTCAAAACTACAGCGAACTGGCGGAGATGCCTGGGACCGCCTGCATGAACAGTTAATTTCAAACTTAAAAGATGAAAGCGGCAAAACTTTTAACACTTTAAGAAACGATGCCTATTCATCAGACCCGATTTTAAGAAAATCATCATACGAAAAAGAACTTGCGCTTTTAAAACAACACAAAATCGCATTCGCTGCCTGTTTAAACAATTTAAAAGGCGAAACAATAGCTTTAAATTCAAAAAGAAAATGGAAAACAGCCCTCAATCGCTCCCTTTTTGCAAGTCGGCTAGATAAAAAAACTTTGACCGCACTTATAAAATCGATAGAAAAAAGTCTGCCACTTTGGCGCAAATATTTTTTGACAAAGGCAACTTTTCTAAAAAAGAATGCGCTCACGGCAAGCACTGCAACAGATTCAAATGGCAAAACCGCAAAGGGATTGGCATTTTACGACTTGTTTGCACCGCTAGACTTTTCTGCAAATAAATCAAACAAATCGCAATTAATAGATGAAAAAATCAATGCGGCAGAAATCCAAGAAAATAATCTAAATCAATCAACCAGCGAGGAAGAAACTAAAAACGCATCTCCTCTTTCAAAAACATGGACTTTTAAAGAGGCTCGCACTTATATCATTTCTCGTTACGAAAGTTTTAGTCAGGAAATGGGAAATTTTGCACGGCGAGTTTTTGCTGAAAACTGGATAGATGCCGAAGTTCGACAGGGTAAAGTCGGCGGAGCATACGACGAAGATTTTGCACTCGGTCATCAAAGCAGAATAATGACAAACTTTACTGGCGCATTTAGCGATGTTATAACTCTCGCTCATGAAATTGGGCATGCGTTTCATTTTTATTGCCTTCGCGGAAAACCAGCAAGTTTCTTCAATTATCCAATGACGCTCGCAGAAACTGCTTCGACCTTTGCAGAAACAATCGTAAAGCAGAGCATGCTAAAAGAATGTTCCCAAATCGAAAAATTGCAACTTTTAGACATGGACTTGCAGGATGCAGGACAGGTTTTGGTGGATATTTTATGCAGATTTTATTTTGAAAAGAGCGTTTTTGAACAGCGTACAAAAGGCGAATTAAGTGCAGAAGATTTTTGCACTTTAATGAAAGATGCACAACAAAAATCCTACGGCAAAGGTTTAAATTCTGAACGCCACGAATACATGTGGGCTGTAAAAAGCCATTATTATTCAACCGATTTGGATTTTTATAATTTTCCTTACGCTTTTGGTCAACTTTTTGCAGCAGGACTCTATCAAAAATATTTAAAAGAGGGCGAATCTTTTGCCAAGACTTACAAAAACCTTTTGAGCAATACTGGAAGCATGAAAAGCGAAGCACTGTGTGCTTTGGCAGGCTTTGATATTTCTACAACAGATTTTTGGAATTTGGGAATAGAAATGTATCAGAAAGAAATTGAAGAATTTTGTGATTTAGTAAAAAAGGCGACAGACTAA
- a CDS encoding undecaprenyl-diphosphate phosphatase, producing MSILQSIFLGILQGIAEFLPISSSGHLKLAQTLFNLQDVPLLYDIILHLATLLAVILYFRVKIAKLFVCLFRWILKRNENRITDGTDLLSGSDYLGRKSIVAIICTTFVTGIIGIFTSKLIPDMPISYSCIGFLITALLLIFSGIKQKKSSSNEISKNGISIPQSLFIGLMQGIGTLPGISRSGSTIAGAQFAGVDRATAGEFSFIVSIPAILGAFVLEAKDLGQVGSSIGILPVAAGFVSAFVFGYFSLSVLMKLIKRGKLEWFAAYLIPLGILGLIFF from the coding sequence ATGTCAATTTTACAGTCAATTTTTTTAGGAATTCTTCAAGGAATAGCGGAATTTCTTCCAATAAGTTCAAGCGGACATTTAAAACTTGCACAAACGCTTTTTAATTTGCAGGATGTTCCGCTTTTGTACGATATAATCCTTCACCTTGCAACTTTGCTCGCAGTTATTCTCTATTTTAGAGTAAAAATTGCAAAACTTTTTGTGTGCCTGTTCCGCTGGATTTTAAAAAGGAATGAAAATCGCATAACCGACGGAACCGACCTGCTTTCCGGCTCAGATTATTTAGGCAGAAAATCAATCGTAGCGATAATATGCACAACTTTTGTAACAGGAATAATCGGCATTTTTACAAGCAAATTGATTCCAGATATGCCAATTTCTTATTCCTGCATAGGATTCTTAATAACCGCATTGCTTTTAATTTTTAGCGGAATAAAACAGAAAAAATCTTCATCAAACGAAATCTCAAAAAATGGAATTTCAATTCCGCAATCGCTTTTTATAGGTCTAATGCAGGGAATCGGAACTTTGCCAGGAATAAGCCGCTCTGGTTCAACGATTGCAGGCGCACAATTTGCAGGAGTAGACAGGGCGACCGCAGGCGAATTTTCATTTATCGTGAGCATTCCGGCAATTTTAGGCGCCTTTGTCTTAGAAGCAAAAGATTTAGGGCAAGTAGGCAGTTCGATTGGTATATTGCCAGTCGCAGCGGGATTTGTTTCGGCCTTTGTTTTTGGATATTTTTCGCTTTCTGTTTTGATGAAATTGATAAAACGCGGAAAGCTTGAATGGTTTGCCGCATATTTGATTCCGCTCGGAATTTTAGGACTAATTTTTTTCTAA
- a CDS encoding 1-acyl-sn-glycerol-3-phosphate acyltransferase, whose translation MASIRERYGEYFKQMATMSHAAAKIDATNVYQKANPQTKKIMDTLISENMAEGSRLEGIENYKQFLAAIKSGKSGLILMEHYANTDLPGLIWLLENSDDEDCRELGKRVVAIAGMKLNEADPMVRAFAESFTRVVIYPTRSLDSASEKAKSKEDIEAETKKARAINLAAMHAMDKCKRNGEAILVFPSGTRYRPGKPETKRGLKEIDSYLRMFDVMILVSINGMILKFNPDNMSDMLADECAPAVCIYKASPVIECKPYRKEFLETLPADCPDPKQAMIDHVMEYLEKQHNEIKD comes from the coding sequence ATGGCTTCAATTCGTGAACGCTACGGAGAGTATTTTAAGCAGATGGCAACAATGTCGCATGCTGCTGCAAAAATTGATGCAACAAATGTTTATCAAAAAGCAAATCCACAGACAAAAAAAATAATGGATACCCTTATTTCAGAAAATATGGCAGAAGGGAGCCGTCTTGAAGGAATTGAAAATTACAAGCAATTTTTAGCTGCAATAAAGTCTGGCAAAAGCGGGCTCATACTAATGGAGCATTATGCAAATACAGATTTGCCTGGGCTTATTTGGCTTTTGGAAAATTCTGATGATGAAGATTGTCGCGAACTTGGCAAAAGAGTTGTTGCGATTGCCGGAATGAAGTTGAACGAAGCTGATCCAATGGTGCGCGCCTTTGCAGAAAGCTTTACTCGTGTTGTAATTTACCCGACACGCTCGTTGGATTCCGCTTCCGAAAAAGCAAAATCTAAGGAAGATATAGAAGCCGAAACAAAAAAAGCACGCGCTATAAATCTTGCGGCGATGCATGCAATGGATAAATGTAAGCGCAACGGCGAAGCGATTTTGGTTTTTCCGTCAGGAACTCGCTATAGACCAGGAAAACCAGAAACAAAGCGTGGCTTAAAAGAGATAGACAGTTATCTTAGAATGTTCGATGTTATGATTTTGGTTTCGATAAACGGAATGATTTTAAAATTTAATCCAGACAATATGAGCGACATGCTTGCAGATGAATGTGCTCCTGCGGTGTGCATATACAAAGCGAGTCCTGTTATTGAATGTAAGCCTTATCGAAAGGAATTTTTAGAAACTCTCCCTGCCGACTGCCCGGATCCAAAGCAGGCTATGATTGATCACGTTATGGAATATCTTGAAAAACAGCACAACGAAATAAAGGATTAA